From Pontibacillus halophilus JSM 076056 = DSM 19796, one genomic window encodes:
- a CDS encoding sigma-70 family RNA polymerase sigma factor, with protein MNDEELYQRLLNGDKEALEALYDKYEKLLFSMAYRTCQQNEMAEEAVQELFLKLWTRRAKYDSTKGKFSSWLLTVMRYTAIDLLKKKENQNYTLEDNKDYDEYEPSTEDLLEWKERGEMLRKAVQTLSNEQASIVNLFYFKGLTQREIADHLNLSLGTVKGRIRLALKHLKKELGQLKEKGGLGDVT; from the coding sequence ATGAATGATGAGGAGCTGTATCAGCGTCTCTTAAATGGAGACAAAGAAGCCCTTGAGGCATTGTATGATAAATATGAGAAGCTGCTGTTCTCAATGGCTTATCGAACGTGTCAACAAAACGAAATGGCTGAAGAAGCTGTCCAAGAACTATTTCTCAAACTATGGACGAGGCGAGCCAAGTACGATTCAACGAAAGGGAAGTTCTCATCCTGGCTGTTAACTGTGATGAGATATACGGCGATTGATCTGCTTAAGAAGAAAGAGAATCAAAACTACACATTGGAAGATAACAAAGACTACGATGAATACGAACCTTCAACGGAAGATTTACTAGAATGGAAAGAGCGTGGAGAAATGTTGCGAAAAGCCGTTCAAACGTTATCGAATGAACAAGCAAGCATTGTGAACCTATTTTACTTTAAAGGACTAACCCAGCGAGAGATTGCAGACCATCTCAATCTCTCGTTAGGAACCGTGAAAGGGCGAATTAGGCTAGCATTAAAGCATTTAAAGAAAGAGTTGGGTCAACTGAAGGAGAAAGGGGGTCTTGGGGATGTCACATGA
- the rnz gene encoding ribonuclease Z, producing MELHFLGTGAGVPSKKRNVSSLALQMLQERGSTWLFDCGEATQHQILHTNIRPRRIEKIFITHLHGDHIFGLPGLLGSRSFQGGETPLEIYGPKGIEAFVETALTISGTRLKYNIEIIEIDEEGIIFEDHQFLVECRSLDHGLSSFGYSIQEKDSPGELLVDQLKADGIEPGPIYQKIKDNPTVTLEDGRVLNRKDYIGPDKKGRKVCIFGDTRYVPNLTDFARNADVLVHEATFAEGEEAMAHDYHHSTTIQAAQFAKDSHVQKLILNHISSRYQNDMLETLREQARTIFPHTDIATDLSHFQVPNQT from the coding sequence ATGGAATTACATTTTCTTGGAACTGGTGCAGGCGTACCTTCAAAGAAGCGCAATGTATCTAGTTTAGCACTCCAAATGCTTCAAGAGCGAGGCAGTACCTGGCTATTTGATTGCGGAGAAGCCACCCAGCACCAAATTCTACATACAAATATTCGTCCCCGACGTATTGAAAAGATCTTTATCACCCACCTGCACGGAGACCATATCTTCGGCTTACCAGGCCTACTTGGTTCCCGCTCATTCCAAGGCGGAGAAACTCCACTTGAAATCTATGGACCTAAAGGGATTGAGGCGTTTGTCGAGACTGCTCTCACCATCAGCGGGACGCGCCTAAAATACAATATTGAAATTATAGAAATTGACGAGGAGGGCATCATCTTTGAAGATCATCAATTCCTTGTTGAATGCCGTTCTCTCGACCATGGTTTATCAAGCTTTGGATACTCCATTCAAGAAAAGGATTCACCAGGAGAATTGCTTGTTGACCAATTAAAGGCAGATGGCATAGAACCTGGTCCCATTTATCAGAAGATTAAAGACAACCCAACTGTTACACTAGAAGATGGAAGGGTATTGAATAGAAAAGACTATATCGGCCCAGACAAAAAAGGACGCAAGGTGTGCATTTTTGGAGATACGAGGTATGTTCCGAACTTGACAGACTTCGCCCGAAATGCAGATGTGCTCGTTCATGAGGCTACGTTTGCAGAGGGGGAAGAAGCCATGGCTCACGACTATCATCACTCGACAACCATTCAAGCCGCTCAATTTGCGAAGGATAGCCATGTACAGAAGCTCATCTTAAACCACATCTCGTCACGGTACCAAAACGATATGCTAGAAACCTTAAGAGAACAAGCTAGAACCATCTTCCCACACACCGATATAGCAACGGACTTGTCTCACTTTCAAGTCCCTAACCAAACCTAA
- a CDS encoding aldehyde dehydrogenase: MTIQELIDKQKALYHTGQTKPYEFRIAMLNKLKKLIKDNETSILDALKKDLNKSEYEAYTAEIGYLYAEINHIIKDLKHWMKPTKVAAPLTHKGSKGMIYKEAYGVTLVIAPWNYPFQLALSPVLGAIAGGNTVVLKPSELTPNTSHLLADLITKNFDRAYFSVVEGDKDVSQKLLDQRFDLIFFTGSVPVGKIVMEKASQHLTPVVLELGGKSPAIVDEDADLDLAAKRIIWGKCLNAGQTCIAPDYLYVHESVKDALLSKLVVSIKEMYGDQPLENEEYSHIVNERHFDRLVDYIHNGNVFHGGEHKRENLVIEPTILTDATWDDRVMQDEIFGPILPVFTFHTIEEVVEAVRSNEKPLALYYFTEDEDRQQHIIEALPFGGGAMNDTLMHITNPNLPFGGVGQSGVGSYHGKASFDAFTHEKSILKQTTKFDFAFRYPSSKTGLSVIKKLFR; this comes from the coding sequence ATGACGATTCAAGAACTGATAGATAAACAAAAGGCGCTTTACCATACAGGACAAACAAAGCCTTACGAATTCCGGATTGCAATGCTTAATAAGCTCAAGAAACTAATCAAAGACAATGAAACGTCTATATTAGATGCATTGAAGAAAGACTTGAATAAATCTGAATATGAAGCCTATACAGCCGAAATTGGCTATTTGTATGCGGAAATTAACCATATCATTAAAGATTTGAAGCATTGGATGAAACCAACGAAAGTAGCTGCTCCACTCACACACAAAGGATCAAAAGGGATGATTTATAAAGAAGCTTACGGAGTTACCTTGGTCATCGCGCCATGGAATTATCCATTTCAGTTAGCCCTTTCTCCAGTACTAGGAGCTATTGCAGGTGGCAACACCGTGGTATTAAAGCCATCCGAACTTACCCCTAACACGTCTCACTTGTTAGCGGACTTGATCACGAAGAACTTTGACCGTGCCTATTTCTCTGTAGTTGAGGGAGACAAGGACGTCAGTCAGAAACTGCTCGACCAACGTTTTGACTTGATCTTCTTTACCGGCAGCGTGCCCGTTGGGAAAATTGTCATGGAGAAAGCGAGCCAACATTTGACTCCAGTAGTATTGGAGTTAGGTGGTAAAAGCCCTGCCATTGTGGATGAGGACGCTGACTTAGACCTAGCAGCGAAACGAATCATATGGGGGAAATGCTTGAATGCAGGACAAACGTGTATCGCACCTGATTACTTATACGTTCACGAAAGTGTGAAAGATGCGTTACTTTCTAAACTCGTTGTAAGCATTAAAGAAATGTACGGGGATCAACCACTAGAGAACGAAGAGTATAGCCACATCGTCAATGAACGCCATTTCGACCGTTTAGTAGACTATATTCATAATGGGAACGTCTTTCACGGAGGCGAGCACAAGCGAGAGAACTTAGTGATTGAGCCAACAATCTTGACTGACGCTACGTGGGATGATCGTGTGATGCAGGATGAAATCTTTGGGCCAATTCTGCCCGTGTTCACCTTCCACACTATTGAAGAAGTTGTGGAAGCGGTTCGTTCTAACGAGAAACCACTGGCCCTTTATTACTTCACAGAAGATGAAGATCGACAACAACATATCATTGAAGCACTTCCTTTCGGAGGTGGAGCTATGAACGATACCCTGATGCATATCACAAATCCGAACCTGCCATTTGGAGGAGTGGGACAAAGCGGCGTTGGTTCTTATCACGGCAAGGCAAGCTTTGATGCATTCACCCATGAGAAGAGCATCTTAAAACAAACAACTAAATTTGACTTCGCCTTTCGTTATCCATCTTCAAAAACCGGGTTAAGTGTAATCAAGAAGTTGTTTCGATAA
- a CDS encoding DUF948 domain-containing protein — MIEWSVTLAAIAFIFLVIFLILTLRKLMETIAETKETLTDARKSVTSITDEAEELIHEANKISDDVKGKMEAVDPLIESVHDVGDMLHDVTSSIKRTALKNENRKTIHTQDKEQNQPVRIKLK; from the coding sequence ATGATTGAGTGGAGTGTTACTCTTGCAGCTATCGCGTTTATTTTCCTTGTCATTTTTCTGATTCTGACGTTACGGAAACTCATGGAAACTATAGCTGAAACAAAAGAAACACTGACTGATGCCCGTAAATCCGTAACCAGCATTACAGATGAAGCGGAAGAACTAATACATGAAGCCAACAAAATTTCAGATGATGTAAAAGGAAAAATGGAAGCTGTTGATCCGTTAATTGAGTCAGTTCATGATGTGGGAGACATGTTACATGATGTTACTAGTTCAATAAAAAGAACTGCTTTAAAAAATGAAAATAGGAAAACCATCCATACACAAGATAAAGAACAGAATCAACCTGTGCGTATTAAATTGAAGTAA
- a CDS encoding metallophosphoesterase family protein, whose translation MKVIIIADTHLPSKTRGFPQILKQEMKDADYILHAGDWQTSDVYKEIISYAPTEGVYGNVDNESILELLPARHIVTIQGMKIGLVHGHGERGTTERRAIQAFQEEGIDMIIFGHSHIPMSRYHNGILLFNPGSPTYKRKLPYHSFGKMTVNEEGFMVEHVYFR comes from the coding sequence GTGAAAGTAATCATCATAGCCGATACTCATTTGCCTTCAAAGACAAGAGGGTTTCCTCAAATTCTTAAACAAGAAATGAAAGATGCAGATTACATTCTTCATGCAGGAGATTGGCAAACAAGTGATGTTTACAAGGAGATTATCTCGTATGCACCAACAGAAGGCGTTTATGGGAATGTAGATAATGAGTCTATTCTTGAACTCTTGCCAGCGCGACACATTGTAACGATACAAGGAATGAAAATCGGCCTTGTGCATGGTCATGGCGAGCGAGGAACAACGGAAAGGCGAGCAATACAAGCGTTCCAGGAGGAAGGGATAGATATGATTATATTCGGACATTCACACATCCCCATGTCACGCTATCACAATGGGATCCTATTATTTAACCCTGGTTCCCCAACGTACAAACGGAAACTTCCTTATCATTCTTTCGGAAAGATGACCGTGAATGAAGAAGGATTCATGGTGGAGCATGTTTATTTTCGTTAA
- a CDS encoding LysM peptidoglycan-binding domain-containing protein: MTNHVVKRGDTLYKIANLYRTEINQIQYANDLVDADTLVIGQALFIPLRSRVYTVTPGDTLTKIASIYGLSVQSLVDHNGIKDPNFLAVGQMVSIPNQLHTVEPGDTLWQLSKDYGVSVKRLIDVNGLPANGLIRIGQKLYIPREQRPVLEVNGYSTIILQEGIHKLEKVAGQLTYVCPFSYNVRKNGTLGPIKDDSYVNAAIGNGVAPMLCLTNFDDKGFSSDLVHTVLTDSNIQTTLLDQLLSLCKEKGYVGVNVDFEYILPEDQQAFTLFLTKLVERFHASGLIVAVAVAPKVRSDQKGLLYEAFDYEAIGEIVDIVIVMTYEWGWAGGPPQAISPLPEIRKVMEYAKTAIPKDKLMVSGSLYGRDWTLPYKQGNPKAKTISPSYAIERAASYGSEILYDWKDQAPYFTYLDANTKEHIVWFEDVRSLLAKIQLAVELDIRGISFWDLRFPFEAVWPLLEETVIVQKYS, from the coding sequence ATGACCAATCATGTAGTGAAACGAGGGGACACGTTATACAAGATTGCGAACTTATACCGTACAGAAATCAATCAAATCCAGTATGCGAATGATCTCGTAGATGCAGATACGTTAGTAATTGGGCAGGCACTCTTTATTCCATTAAGGAGCCGGGTATACACGGTTACACCGGGGGATACATTAACCAAGATTGCATCCATCTACGGCCTTTCCGTACAGTCGCTTGTAGACCACAACGGGATAAAAGACCCGAATTTCCTTGCCGTCGGACAAATGGTGTCAATACCGAATCAACTACATACGGTAGAGCCGGGGGACACGTTGTGGCAATTGTCTAAGGATTACGGGGTATCTGTTAAACGGCTTATTGATGTGAATGGATTGCCTGCTAATGGACTAATTCGGATTGGTCAGAAGCTATACATTCCACGTGAACAACGCCCTGTCTTAGAAGTCAACGGTTATTCAACTATAATTCTGCAGGAGGGTATTCACAAATTAGAGAAAGTCGCAGGTCAACTAACGTATGTGTGTCCGTTTAGTTATAATGTGAGAAAGAATGGTACGCTTGGTCCAATCAAAGACGATTCCTATGTAAACGCAGCTATCGGAAATGGGGTAGCTCCCATGTTATGCCTCACGAACTTTGACGACAAAGGCTTCAGCTCTGACCTTGTCCATACCGTTCTTACAGATTCAAACATTCAAACGACACTATTAGATCAACTGCTTTCCCTCTGTAAGGAGAAAGGATATGTAGGTGTGAACGTTGATTTCGAATATATATTGCCAGAAGACCAACAGGCATTTACCCTCTTCTTGACGAAGCTCGTAGAACGATTTCATGCTTCAGGTCTTATTGTTGCTGTTGCAGTTGCTCCTAAAGTACGCTCTGACCAGAAAGGTCTGTTGTACGAGGCGTTTGATTATGAAGCGATAGGGGAAATCGTTGATATCGTAATTGTGATGACGTATGAATGGGGGTGGGCAGGTGGGCCTCCACAAGCAATCTCTCCGTTGCCAGAAATACGTAAAGTCATGGAGTATGCGAAGACTGCTATCCCGAAAGATAAGCTCATGGTCAGTGGATCGCTCTATGGGAGAGACTGGACACTTCCGTACAAGCAAGGGAATCCAAAAGCGAAGACAATCTCCCCGTCCTATGCTATTGAACGAGCAGCAAGCTATGGGAGTGAGATACTATATGATTGGAAAGACCAAGCGCCATATTTCACTTATCTAGACGCGAATACAAAGGAGCACATTGTATGGTTTGAAGACGTTAGAAGTCTACTAGCTAAAATACAATTAGCAGTGGAGCTAGATATTCGAGGCATTAGCTTTTGGGACTTACGATTTCCATTTGAAGCAGTCTGGCCGTTACTAGAAGAAACGGTGATTGTCCAGAAGTATTCGTAA
- a CDS encoding YpjP family protein produces the protein MKRWMRKGFVALVAVMTLGMYVPSIDIDAKVADQGKIEKEDSFKTTPLHLKSTIPYEGGLDYSSDGDAYVSDPVQWMADQAKEQTITKLGPKIYQKVEDEMEEVILPRIEEVIQQLTVELGEDRTRYLEVAETPSAGYGERIFNVQDGRTEEVLAKFHVRRDNRPGEGYWFNFHYHSYKDQFEEHYVIGDVYWDKNTPPKWMTS, from the coding sequence ATGAAGCGATGGATGCGGAAGGGATTTGTAGCCCTCGTTGCCGTAATGACGCTTGGTATGTACGTACCTTCTATAGACATTGATGCGAAGGTAGCAGACCAAGGTAAAATAGAAAAAGAGGATTCATTTAAGACAACACCCCTCCACTTGAAATCTACCATTCCGTACGAAGGGGGACTTGATTATAGTAGTGATGGGGACGCGTATGTCTCCGACCCTGTGCAATGGATGGCTGACCAAGCAAAGGAACAAACAATTACGAAATTGGGGCCTAAAATCTATCAAAAAGTAGAAGATGAAATGGAAGAAGTTATTCTCCCACGTATAGAAGAAGTTATACAGCAATTAACCGTAGAACTTGGAGAAGACCGAACAAGGTATCTAGAAGTAGCGGAGACGCCAAGCGCTGGTTATGGTGAACGAATCTTTAATGTGCAGGATGGTCGTACAGAAGAAGTACTGGCGAAATTCCACGTGAGACGAGACAACCGACCAGGTGAAGGGTATTGGTTTAATTTCCACTACCATAGTTACAAGGATCAATTTGAAGAGCACTATGTGATTGGTGACGTGTATTGGGATAAGAATACACCTCCAAAGTGGATGACTTCCTAA
- a CDS encoding 3-hydroxybutyrate dehydrogenase: protein MVENRVALVTGSASGIGLDIAQKYADEGAKVVITDLNEEKTKEVAASLREKGHDAIGLKCDVSNEEDVKAAIDQTIEHYGRLDILVNNAGLQHVANLEEFPTEKYQQMINIMLVGPFMATKYAIPHMRNQGFGRIINMASINGLIGFSGKAAYNSAKHGVIGLTKVSALETADQGITVNALCPGYVDTPLVQGQLEDIATTRGITKDQVFEEVIFPLVPQKRLIQTEEIADYALFLSSDKAKGVTGQAVVLDGGYTAQ, encoded by the coding sequence ATGGTTGAAAATCGTGTAGCACTAGTAACAGGTTCCGCTAGCGGTATTGGACTAGATATTGCCCAAAAATACGCTGATGAAGGCGCTAAAGTTGTTATTACAGACTTAAATGAAGAAAAAACAAAAGAAGTTGCAGCTTCTCTACGTGAGAAAGGTCATGATGCAATTGGACTAAAATGTGACGTTTCGAACGAAGAAGATGTAAAGGCAGCAATCGACCAGACAATTGAACATTATGGTCGTCTTGACATCCTTGTGAACAATGCTGGTCTTCAGCACGTTGCGAACTTAGAAGAGTTCCCAACTGAGAAGTATCAACAAATGATCAACATCATGCTTGTTGGTCCGTTCATGGCAACTAAATACGCAATTCCACATATGCGTAACCAAGGCTTCGGCCGTATCATTAACATGGCTTCTATTAACGGCTTAATTGGCTTCTCTGGTAAAGCTGCATACAACAGTGCGAAGCATGGTGTCATTGGTCTTACTAAAGTTTCAGCACTTGAAACAGCTGACCAAGGTATCACAGTTAACGCGCTTTGCCCAGGTTATGTAGATACGCCACTTGTACAAGGTCAACTAGAAGATATCGCGACTACACGCGGCATCACGAAAGACCAAGTATTTGAAGAGGTTATCTTCCCACTTGTACCTCAGAAGCGTCTAATCCAAACAGAAGAAATTGCTGACTACGCTCTATTCCTATCTAGCGACAAAGCTAAAGGAGTAACAGGTCAAGCAGTTGTTCTTGATGGTGGTTACACAGCTCAATAA